From a region of the Besnoitia besnoiti strain Bb-Ger1 chromosome I, whole genome shotgun sequence genome:
- a CDS encoding putative ATP synthase F0 subunit 9 (encoded by transcript BESB_003910), with translation MFFPRLSLSALRATGVAGSQASPATFAKLPGASFSQKFYFAPSRHFSQSPLFQKHTPIHCNQKLAAAGALCPTQQPSMTRQNPYAMQVGARYDAGVASLSAAIALMSVGGVAQGIGSLFAALVSGTARNPSIKEDLFTYTLIGMGFLEFLGIICVLMSAVLLYS, from the exons ATGTTttttcctcgcctctccctctccgccttgCGGGCgaccggcgtcgccggcagccagGCGTCTCCCGCCACTTTCGCCAAGCTCCCtggcgcttccttctcccAGAAATTCTACTTCGCCCCGAGCCGCCACTTCTCTCAGTCCCCCCTGTTCCAAAAACACACCCCCATCCACTGCAACCAGAagctcgcggccgctggcgctctcTGCCCCACGCAG CAACCCTCGATGACCCGCCAGAACCCGTACGCGATGCAAGTCGGTGCGCGCTACGACGCCGGCGTTGCCAGCCTTAGCGCCGCCATTGCGTTGATGTCCGTTGGTGGCGTCGCTCAGGGTATCGgctctctcttcgcagcTCTGGTTTCCGGCACTGCCCGCAACCCCTCGATCAAGGAAGATCTTTTCACCTACACTCTTATTGGAATGGGTTTCCTTGAGTTCTTGGGCATTATTTGCGTCTTGATGAGCGCAGTGTTGCTCTACTCGTAA
- a CDS encoding Parkinson disease 7 domain containing 1 family protein (encoded by transcript BESB_003920), with translation MDTAPAQPPPSSSPPGGPSPSVLIVLSSEKRLFAQPSATFAAETGASGGRRKSLEFLAEAGVSLSSLLSIHSILTASGLSYQLATPSGAPPALCNVDSVADLADAVRARVPPQLLAQLGKPLALRTVTLEDFAGLLLPHHLGAAIDLFNSSALGSLVAALTSAAEEKVVCSIGYGGFALAAKRPSSLRDETPSGAAAMKKKNGNSFPFANYTMTGVSPFDECRYPFFGHLPCMLQELLEGQGASFASFECTDTPGMIVDRNLVSGANEESTALCVQTLALLLCCRRHASASASQAAANLAPRLADSGDGRLAAGGARDARTLTARERLGADEESRWKTAGSVVQQFASAEKRAAQEEVSAPADADRSGEGLRGGAAPEPRPRLPVEALDPSGAFFAESRADDAAAVPPVVAGAYASGAASRAESAGFRWQEAGNAPSHSEKTRDAWGASSSSSPEESSRADSEFRSPAARRSGLETPPHAPHEASGAERERQDRSRDERPGSDWGGEASAGEAFVASSLASSRAEASSPAWKEPVERAGSNGAFARPSEAAAGEESWAGRGLRGAANASSRQGFGGLDGSVAGLFSAMAARSSGAGASSGGARVRSGELRDVFSQGEAAETAAMKARHALDAPQAQHTAAVHAAHAEIPRDGCRAFESPGANAESPFSKDLAGESNRAAAKEAATSGFSASLDRFDEPIPFAADDRVHASPAAVGEDLFAFESAFVAGGEGGAISAFGGRADTRSEAPRPNGSFAGLADPFQLFEATPSENAAPRAKEETKDLRGDAPPNFSGGFGVDSGDWTRW, from the exons ATGGACACGGCACCCGCCCAGCCGCccccgtcttcttctccgccgggAGGTCCCTCGCCCTCAGTGCTGATTGTCCTTTCCTCGGAAAAGCGTCTGTTTGCACAGCCTTCTGCGACGTTTGCCGCGGAGACTGGGGCCtcgggcgggcggcgcaagTCGCTTGAGTTCCTCGCGGAAgcgggcgtctcgctctcttctctgctgtctATCCACTCGATTCTGACAGCGAGCGGACTCTCGTATCAACTCGCGACGCCGTCGGGCGCCCCTCCAGCGCTTTGCAACGTCGACTCCGTCGCAGACCTCGCGGACGCCGTGCGGGCGCGGGTGCCTCCAcagctgctcgcgcagctcgggAAGCCTCTCGCCCTGCGAACCGTCACCCTAGAGGATTTCGCGGGCCTGCTGCTTCCTCACCACCTCGGCGCGGCGATCGACCTTTTCAACAGCTCTGCGCTCGGCAGCctggtcgcggcgctgacctcggccgccgaggagaaagTCGTCTGCTCCATCGGCTACGGAGGCTTCGCGCTCGCAGCCAAGAGGCCCTCGAGTCTGCGCGATGAGAcgcccagcggcgccgccgcgatgaagaagaagaacg GCAATTCTTTCCCGTTTGCCAACTACACAATGACCGGCGTGAGTCCCTTTGACGAGTGTCGCTACCCCTTTTTCGGCCACCTGCCATGCATGCTGCAAGAGCTGCTGGAGGGGCAAGGTGCCTCATTCGCCTCCTTCGAGTGTACAGACACCCCGGGGATGATCGTCGACCGCAACCTCGTCTCGGGAGCAAATGAGGAGAGCACGGCGCTGTGCGTCCAGACGttggcgctgctgctctgctgccgccgccacgcgagcgcgtcggcctcacaggcggccgcgaatctcgcgccgcgcctcgcagactctggcgacgggcgcctcgccgccggaggggcgcgtgacgcgcgcacgctgacggcgcgggagagactcggggcagacgaagaaagtCGCTGGAAGACAGCGGGGAGCGTCGTACAACAGTTTGCCAGCGCCGAAAAGCGCGCCGCTCAGGAGGAGGTCAGCGCCCCTGCCGATGCAGACCGAAGCGGAGAGGGGCTgaggggcggcgcagcccccgAGCCCAGGCCGCGGCTCCCTGTTGAAGCCCTCGACCCGAGTGGCGCGTTTTTtgcggagagccgcgcagacgacgccgcagcggtgCCTCCagtcgtcgcgggcgcgtacgcttcaggcgctgcttcgcgtgcggAGAGCGCGGGGTTCCGCTGGCAAGAGGCAGGCAACGCCCCGAGCCATTCAGAGAAGACCCGCGACGCGTGgggcgcgtcctccagcagcagccccGAGGAGAGCTCtcgcgcagacagcgagttcaggtcgcccgctgcgcgccgaagCGGCCTGGAGACTCCCCCCCACGCCCCGCACGAGGCGTCTGGCGCCGAGCGGGAGCGACAAGAtcgcagcagagacgagagGCCGGGGTCTGATTggggaggggaggcgagcgcgggcgaggcattcgtcgcgtcctcgttggccagctctcgcgcggaggcgtcgtctcccgcgtgGAAGGAGCCTGTGGAACGCGCAGGGAGCaacggcgccttcgcgcgtccttcagaggccgctgccggcgaagagagctGGGCTGGAAGGGGGCTGCGGGGAGCTGCGAACGCCTCCTCGAGGCAAGGCTTTGGAGGGCTCGACGGGAGTGTCGCAGGTTTGTTCTCCGCGAtggccgcgcgcagctccggcgcgggcgccagcaGTGGGGGAGCTCGtgtgcgcagcggcgagctgcgcgacgtCTTCTcgcagggcgaagcggcagAGACCGCCGCAATGAAGGCGAGACACGCTCTCGACGCCCCGCAGGCCCAGCACACAGCTGCGGTgcacgcagcgcatgcagagattCCGCGCGACGGCTGTCGCGCGTTCGAGTCGCCTGGCGCAAACGCGGAGTCGCCATTTTCTAAGGACCTGGCAGGCGAGTCGAACagagccgccgcgaaggaagCGGCGACAAGCGGCTTCTCCGCGAGCCTCGATCGCTTCGACGAGCCCATTCCCTTTGCGGCGGATGACCGGGTgcacgcctcgcccgcggctgtTGGCGAAGACTTGTTTGCTTTCGAGTCGGCTTTCGtggcaggcggcgagggaggcgcgatCTCGGCTTTCGGGGGACGCGCGGACACGCGGTCGGAGGCGCCCAGGCCGAACGGAAGTTTCGCGGGGCTCGCAGATCCCTTCCAGCTGTTTGAGGCGACGCCAAGCGAGAAcgcagccccgcgggcgAAAGAGGAAACAAAGGACttgagaggcgacgcccccCCGAACTTCTCGGGAGGCTTCGGCGTCGACAGCGGAGACTGGACGCGGTGGTAG
- a CDS encoding putative MC family transporter (encoded by transcript BESB_003930), whose translation MPFEVWKTRMGRYRSEGTLEAFQEIYKGGGVRAYWKGLAPKTVESASKGAVLLYSKEFIFSAMRRLGASETVSGFAAGAGGGVCQTVVMAPCTYVVTALVTGGGNAAEKVRQVWKTTGVKGLYSGGTAIAFRQATNWASRQGFTEFVRSKMKRGDEKAKLSNAQEIAAGIVGGTLSTWNQPFEVARIHMQAAANEGKHKASLAQTLRAIVAQDGLAGLFKGIVPRIGLGVWQTLFMVTGAKLLKDAMK comes from the exons ATGCCGTTTGAAGTCTGGAAGACGCGCATGGGCAG GTACCGCAGCGAGGGCACGCTCGAGGCCTTTCAGGAGATCTacaagggggggggcgtccGCGCCTACTGGAAAGGCCTGGCTCCCAAGACGGTGGAGTCCGCCTCCAAAGGCGCCGTGCTGCTCTACTCCAAG GAGTTCATCTTCTCCGCGATGCGTCGCTTGGGCGCCTCAGAGACCGTCAGCGGCTTCGCAgctggcgcaggaggcggcgtctGTCAAACGGTTGTCATGGCGCCTTGCACGTACGTGGTCACGGCGCTCGTGACGGGCGGAGGCAACGCGGCTGAGAAAGTTCGCCAAGTCTGGAAAACCACGGGAGTCAAG GGGTTGTACTCGGGAGGCACAGCAATAGCGTTCCGGCAAGCCACGAACTGGGCCTCGCGGCAGGGCTTCACAGAGTTCGTTCGATCCAAGATGAAGCGCGGCGATGAAAAAGCAAAGCTATCGAATGCGCAAGAAATCGCCGCAGGCATCGTT GGAGGAACCCTGTCGACATGGAATCAGCCGTTCGAAGTTGCGCGAATTCACATGCAAGCGGCAGCAAACGAGGGAAAACATAAGGCCAGTCTTGCCCAG ACTCTCCGCGCGATCGTGGCGCAGGACGGCCTCGCAGGGCTGTTCAAAGGCATCGTTCCTCGCATCGGACTGGGCGTTTGGCAGACTCTCTTCATGGTCACGGGCGCGAAGCTTCTGAAGGACGCCATGAAATGA
- a CDS encoding hypothetical protein (encoded by transcript BESB_003940), whose protein sequence is MTLLASSVASASSSSPSASAAFPPSAARGGAPGAFGRAPQEKADGRYGEHAFITKVADIQPGAQGLNCLVYVHRTLLLSSRMPPTGEVSSFAEVLVGDETGTIKLELNGEAQRTACRPGTTVLLRHASTATTAGELSLQILPRVGGRILLAPEATQLENALLPQTPCLSEVPLLPLHAPLERTLEK, encoded by the exons ATGACgcttctcgcttcctccgttgcctccgcgtcctcttcgtccccctctgcgtcggctgcttttccgccgtctgctgccCGGGGGGGCGCGCCGGGTGCGTTTGGCAGGGCGCCACAAGAGAAAGCTGATGGGCGCTATGGCGAGCACGCCTTCATCACGAAAGTCGCAGACATTCAACCTGGTGCTCAGGGCCTGAACTGCCTCGTGTACGTCCACCGCACACTCCTCCTAAGCTCCAGAATGCCCCCGACAG GAGAAGTCTCCTCTTTCGCTGAAGTTCTCGTGGGGGACGAGACCGGCACGATCAAGCTCGAGCTcaacggcgaggcgcagcgcaccGCATGCAGA CCGGGCACCACAGTTCTGCTGCGTCACGCCTCCACCGCGACGACTGCGGGAGAGCTTTCGCTGCAGATTTTGCCGCGAGTTGGGGGGAGGATTCTGCTGGCTCCTGAGGCGACCCAGCTCGAGAACGCTCtcctgccgcagacgccctGTCTTTCGGAAGTCCCGCTGCTGCCCCTCcacgcgcctctcgagcgCACTCTGGAAAAATAG
- a CDS encoding hypothetical protein (encoded by transcript BESB_003950) has protein sequence MALRQAAMRCSKRSVALSYSQNRAADASSAFRLRAKDSDAHPSPLASCLATPPTRAFLAPASSSTFSSLAGEVASSSQAAHASCGHNHHHHFHGELSSSSASAAPAAGSSSEVAGTSALEQIPLRDPLVNPTFSAQKIPKDYVKKTLIPHLENQITTVSKALNELELANLATAYAKLPKGLRHPELVRELVERVKFRMDGFGAQEIVLILYPLYSMVGARDGELWRMFAERVEKEFILKELSVLNLLSILRVYEKLEASFGDEFEAFIATLQELLKAGIQHYDAIELHDILLTISFHHRQTKRDLQLLRLVLAEMDAKIQSLSLLNQLAVLQALIRMKVEHRELANLVASQIQDERQVHNMPPKFVAQTVWIFARLGRLSDVACTVGPLMEQHVNRFSVVDFARLAQALPAGSSVPLRVCKNLQGRLATMTTKEFCFFVCACVRLNLLPDQEGRIPYFSASQEDTEDLLSGSSALIASIDSAGLLDELFSFMAARESEFSREEIRRIILVLQGYEEDYGYLLERLPEGWTDVGESLDSMEDKQEGEEKTE, from the exons ATGGCGTTGAGACAGGCAGCTATGCGTTGCTCAAAGCGCTCTGTGGCGCTTTCATACAGCCAGAATCGAGCTGCGGACGCGTCTTCAGCGTTCCGCTTGCGCGCCAAAGACAGCGACGCTCatccgtctcctctcgcgtcttGTCTCGCcacgccgcccacgcgcgcATTCCTCGCtcctgcgtcgtcctccacCTTCTCTTCGCTTGCCGGTGAGGTTGCTTCGTCTTCccaggccgcgcacgcgtcaTGCGGGCACAATCATCATCACCATTTTCACGGGGagctgtcgtcttcttccgcgtctgctgcgcccgcggcgggctccAGTTCGGAGGTGGCGGGGACGTCTGCGCTGGAGCAGATTCCGCTGCGAGATCCCCTGGTGAACCCGACTTTCTCCGCGCAGAAGATTCCGAAGGACTACGTAAAGAAGACGCTGATTCCGCATCTGGAGAATCAGATCACGACTGTGTCTAAGGCGCTGAACGAGCTCGAGCTCGCCAATTTGGCGACGGCGTACGCGAAGCTTCCCAAGGGCCTGCGTCACCCGGAGCTCGTGCGCGAGTTGGTAGAGCGCGTCAAGTTCCGCATGGATGGTTTCGGCGCGCAGGAGATCGTTTTGATTCTCTATCCGCTCTACTCCATGgtgggcgcgcgagacggggAGTTGTGGCGCATGTTTGCCGAGCGCGTCGAGAAGGAGTTTATCCTGAAGGAGTTGTCTGTGCTGAATCTCCTCTCGATTCTGCGCGTCTACGAGAAGCTGGAGGCCTCCTTCGGCGACGAGTTCGAGGCATTCATCGCGACACTTCAGGAGCTCCTCAAAGCGGGCATCCAGCACTACGACGCGATCGAGCTCCACGACATCCTGCTCACGATCTCCTTCCACCACAGGCAGACTAAGCGCGacctgcagctcctgcgcctcgtgcTCGCCGAGATGGACGCGAAGATCCAGAGTCTCTCCCTGCTGAACCAACTCGCGGTGCTCCAGGCCCTCATCCGCATGAAAGTTGAGCATCGGGAACTCGCCaacctcgtcgcctcgcagatCCAAGACGAACGCCAAGTCCACAATATGCCGCCGAAATTCGTCGCGCAAACCGTGTGGATCTTCGCGCGACTCGGGCGACTCTCCGACGTCGCGTGCACTGTCGGCCCTCTC ATGGAGCAGCACGTCAACCGTTTCTCCGTCGTCGACTTTGCGCGACTGGCGCAAGCACTTCCGGCG GGCTCCTCcgtgccgctgcgcgtgtgcaaGAATCTCCAAGGTCGGCTCgcgacgatgacgacgaaGGAGTTTTGTTTCTTCgtgtgcgcctgcgtgcggcTGAACCTCTTACCCGACCAGGAGGGACGCATCCCGtacttctccgcctcgcaggAAGACACCGAAG ATCTTTTGTCTGGTTCCTCGGCGCTCATCGCCTCGATCGACTCGGCAGGCTTGCTGGACGAGCTCTTCTCCTTCAtggctgcgcgcgagagtGAGTTTTCCAGGGAAGAGATCCGCCGCATCATCCTCGTGCTTCAGGGCTACGAAGAAGATTACGGCTACCTGCTCGAGAGGCTACCCGAGGGCTGGACGGACGTCGGCGAAAGCCTGGACTCTATGGAAGATAagcaggagggagaagagaaaaccgAGTGA
- a CDS encoding RNA polymerase II associated Paf1 complex component PAF1 (encoded by transcript BESB_003960) has protein sequence MREGSRSGGAPNGASGASAPGRSGPSARPASLFLPSKNFRPTGSLAYLQTKSPYLYAPSFQVPLPRVPLAPKFCTYSFSRDKVCGKPSSLDAAAATQSSEKAPPPRNAAAPSAPAEEELEDDAGASVFDVAASLQLLQEFDVAGLLPNLINPKGYPNLLAVPPPPVSGARTPGSRPISTRPAAAFAFQHLPPEDLALVANVLPELKSQRALLAKREIRKADGEGEAEDGRGAAAKSSGDEFGKSEERSGGLKDEAGEGRADAAFGVYRHPRHPHLRPRRIFSVVPHRRLCGNDYLPVGIDLPAAELEALEAAGASTEMPPALLLVNETTRTSVSYAYYTRAAEAASRSPSAPKGEEGREGDAGGVKREESEHDKGDAWPQTKGGDGGAPLQAKYRFARDYSCPMLSKKSPTATEHSFLLILPNATADAEASVESFAYVVPLHSQRRILVKAGGNVRRPRLTVVARPPTQEEEEGREARRAAACGRGRGRKRGREFSGEEDASDSEELEGDEELAGETEPEEAAEGDAAEGPESRKRRRKGAAAEEGDGGAGADGLFDDEEEEEKEESASSSSSDSSSSEDEGEEEEEEDSSESSNEEE, from the exons ATGAGGgagggcagccgcagcggcggggcgCCAAACGGCGCCTCGGGTGCAAGCGCTCCCGGGCGCAGcgggccttccgcgcgcccggcgtcGTTGTTTCTCCCCTCGAAGAACTTCCGCCCCACGGGGTCTCTGGCGTATCTGCAGACCAAGTCGCCGTATCTGTACGCGCCTTCCTTCCaggtgccgctgccgcgcgtcccCCTTGCACCCAAGTTCTGCACCTACTCATTCAGCCGTGACAAAGTCTGCGGCAAGCCTTCGTCTCTcgatgccgccgccgctACGCAATCCAGCGAAAAggccccgcctccgcggaatgccgcggcgccgtctgcgcctgccgaggaggagctcgaggacgacgccggcgcgagcgtgTTCGatgtcgcggcctcgctgcagctccttcAGGAGTTCGACGTAGCCGGCCTGCTCCCGAACCTCATCAACCCCAAGGGATACCCGAACCTCCTTGCGGTGCCGCCGCCACCCGTCAGCGGCGCACGGACGCCTGGTTCCCGCCCGATTTCCACGcggcccgctgccgccttcgcgttcCAGCACCTGCCTCCCGAAGACCTCGCACTTGTCGCCAACGTGCTGCCTGAGCTCAAGTCGCAGCGCGCCTTgctcgcgaagcgcgagatCCGAaaggccgacggcgagggcgaggcagaggacggacgcggcgccgccgcaaagagcagcggcgacgaaTTCGGGAAATCCGAGGAGCGGAGTGGAGGCCTCAAGGACGAAgctggcgaaggccgcgcagacgccgccttcggggtgtacagacacccgCGCCACCCCCACCTCAGGCCGAGGAGG ATTTTCTCCGTCGTCCCCCATCGGCGCCTGTGCGGCAACGACTACCTGCCTGTGGGCATCGACTTGCCGGCTGCCGAGTTGGAGGCgttggaggcggcgggcgcctccacGGAAatgccgcctgcgctgctcCTTGTGAACGAAACGACGCGGACGTCGGTGTCCTACGCGTACTACACAcgggccgccgaggccgcctcgcggtcgccgtctgcacccaaaggcgaggagggacgcgaaggagacgcgggtGGCGtcaagcgagaagagagcgagcaCGACAAGGGCGACGCCtggccgcagacgaaggggggtgacggcggcgcgccgctgcaggccaAGTACCGCTTCGCGAGAGACTACTCGTGTCCAATG ctctccAAGAAAAGTCCGACGGCGACTGAACACAGCTTCCTGCTGATTCTCCCAAACGCcaccgcggacgcggaagccTCGGTGGAGAGCTTCGCGTACGTGGTGCCGCTGCactcgcagcgccgcatcCTCGTGAAGGCTGGAGGCAAcgtgcgccggccgcggctcacagtcgtcgcgcggccgcccacgcaggaagaagaagagggtcgcgaggcgaggcgggccgccgcgtgcgggagaggccgcggcagaaAACGAGGCAGAG AGttcagcggcgaggaggacgcctcgGACTCtgaggagctcgagggcgatgaggagctcgcgggcgagacggagcccgaggaggccgcggagggcgacgcggcggagggaccGGAGAGCCGCAAACGGCGTCGaaaaggcgccgcggctgaggagggagacgggggcgcaggcgcagacgggctgtttgacgacgaggaggaagaagagaaggaagaaagtgcgtcctcttcgagcagcgacagcagcagcagcgaagacgagggcgaggaggaagaagaggaggactcTTCCGAGTCCTCCAATGAAGAAGAGTAA